The DNA region TGAAAACGCGCTCCGGCGCGTGATAGACCCGGAGATGGGAGTGAACATAGTCGATCTGGGATTGGTTTACTCCGCGCTCGACGATGATGGCCACGTAAAAGTGTCCATGACCATGACCTCCGCCGCGTGCCCCATGGGGGACTTTCTGAAAAGCCAGGCCGAAGGGGCGTTGAAGACCGCGTTCCGGGAGGCCAAATCGGTGGCGGTGGAACTAACATGGGATCCGCCGTGGAGCCCGGAAATGATGGCGCACGCGGCAAAGAAACGGTTCGGCGGAGGCTGATGGCATGGACTTCTGGTATCGTGTCCGCTTTCCTTTGATGGCCCTCGGGATGCTTTCCCTTCTCACCGGGCTTTGGGCCGGGCTTTCGCGCCTCGGGCTAAACGTTCCACTTGTCAATTCCGGCATGCCGGAATTGCACGGCCCATTGATGGTGTGCGGATTCCTGGGAACGGTGATCGGGCTGGAGCGGGCGGTGGCGATGGGGAAGGGGTGGCCGTACGCCGCGCCGCTGCTGGCCGGAACCGGGACGCTGGCGCTGTTGTTTGGCGCGCCGGCGGGGTTGGGCAGGTTGTGCATCGTATTCGCCGCCGTCATCCTTGTGATGGTGTTCGCGGCCATCCTCAACCGGCAATGGGCGGTGTTCAACGTGGTGATGGCCATGGGGGCGGCGTCATGGCTCATCGGAAACGTTTCATGGTTTTTCGATGTTCCTCTA from Nitrospinota bacterium includes:
- a CDS encoding metal-sulfur cluster assembly factor → MASKEDIENALRRVIDPEMGVNIVDLGLVYSALDDDGHVKVSMTMTSAACPMGDFLKSQAEGALKTAFREAKSVAVELTWDPPWSPEMMAHAAKKRFGGG